The window ttccgtgtgtgtgtgtgtgtgtgtgtgtgtgtgtgtgtgtgcgtgtgtgtgtgtgtgtgtgtgtgtgtgtggatgtaggtaaacctctcataacttttgaaccgcTTGCCCGCTTTGATCGCGATTCATGCCATTCCTCTGAAAGCGGCcagccaaacttagatttggAATATACTTTGGCAATccattcggaccggtagattttgagaattcttcaaaaaactacaaaaaaaatttttttttaatgtggttttttgaaaataacttttaaacggctttaccgatcaatcctaaaaactaatcagctcttaagatcaAAAACCACTTTGATCGCCGCCACAGCCCGGCCAAAAtcgattcgttcgtgagttatcgttgacgaaagaaaaccgaaaaaagctTTTCGGAAATTCACCTCTGAAATTTTTgctctatcaatttaaacctTGAAGATCTCTATACATAAAGCTTAAAACTGTCGAATGCTaccaactgcgtgaaaatcagtttatttaattcaaaagcAATAttagatttgaaaattcaaaaaatagtgttttatcaaacttctctATCaagctttttgagctcgacaAGCTTAAAAGTTGCATAAAGATATTTTTGAGCTAgccggagagctcaaaataatacacaatGGTAGTATTTacatgagctcgaagagctcaaaaacgtcataagtgcaatttcaagcgtttaggtatagaattgacgggaagttgcagggatggccttcagggtcaatcgttttccagatttttttttcaaatttattgttaattcgaaaaaaacgaATGCAGTTTCTCTAAAATTTATGCCTCACGAATCGTACGTATCAGATATATGAGAATAAGTGTGATAAAACATTTGTcaaaaagttatgaataaGTCATAAACGTTATTCTTGAActaatacaaaatataaaacattctttgaaaaaattggaaatCTAAAAGCTAAATGAAGAGTAATTTGATATAAACTTTTGTGGATGTACACACATTGACACCttttatttttaggacaaGCCACCCGTCTTACTTACTGGAAACGGAGCTCCGATCGCCAATAAAACAGCAAGTCTTACAGTTGGGCCACGAGGACCTTTACTTCTACAAGATTTTGTGTACCTGGATGAACAGACGCATTTTGATAGAGAAAGAATTCCAGAGAGAGTTGTCCACGCTAAAGGCGCaggtattttaaaattataattttatgattttattattaaatattgttagtCCGAATAGTTAGATAAGAAAATTGCTTAAATTTTACAGGTGCATTCGGTTGCTTTGAAGTTACTAATGATATTACGCAATATACGAGAGCTAAAATATTCTCAAAAATTGGCAAAAAAACTCCTATAGCCGTACGTTTTTCTACTGTAGGCGGAGAAAGTGGATCGGCCGACACAGTGaggtatatatgaaaaaaatgttcttatgtttggcttaaaaaatataatttttgtaattatacgGTTAAAAATTTAGCCATACTATTGTtcattttatgtaaaaaaaatattcgacaCAAATAATTTACGccgattttttcattttgtatTCATAGAGATCCACGCGGTTTTGCTGTGAAATTTTATACCGAGGAAGGAATATGGGATCTTGTTGGAAACAATACTCCAATCTTTTTCGTGAAAGATCCTCTACTTTTTCCAAGTTTCATTCACACACAGAAACGAAATCCAGTAACTCACTTGAAAGATATGGATATGTTTTGGGATTTTCTTTCACTCCGACCTGAATCAACTCATCAAGTTATGATATTATTTAGTGATCGTGGTATACCCGATGGTTATCCTCATATGAATGGATATGGTTCTCATACATTTAAacttgttaataataataatgagtttgtttattgtaaatttcatTACaaggtaaaaattatttatcttttttcaatatttcactAAAAATACCGATCATCGTAGTTATTTAAAAGCAGAatgtatttcattttttaacggTAGTACATTCCTGCAACTTGGTCgcctttatatatttataaaggtTGCCCCTGGAATTTTGCAACACGGTTTCCAGAACCGAACCGAGCAACAGAAATATCGAAGGGTCGAGAGAAATTGTGATTAggcttacaaaaataataacaaattaaattaatctcaACTAGagagttatttaattaag of the Cotesia glomerata isolate CgM1 unplaced genomic scaffold, MPM_Cglom_v2.3 scaffold_796, whole genome shotgun sequence genome contains:
- the LOC123274823 gene encoding catalase-like — protein: DKPPVLLTGNGAPIANKTASLTVGPRGPLLLQDFVYLDEQTHFDRERIPERVVHAKGAGAFGCFEVTNDITQYTRAKIFSKIGKKTPIAVRFSTVGGESGSADTVRDPRGFAVKFYTEEGIWDLVGNNTPIFFVKDPLLFPSFIHTQKRNPVTHLKDMDMFWDFLSLRPESTHQVMILFSDRGIPDGYPHMNGYGSHTFKLVNNNNEFVYCKFHYKR